The following coding sequences lie in one Apium graveolens cultivar Ventura chromosome 3, ASM990537v1, whole genome shotgun sequence genomic window:
- the LOC141714430 gene encoding uncharacterized protein LOC141714430 yields the protein MSEFNGKGDTEDHCEKYELLMVGDIMLCKMFKTYLKGSASMWYKSLKPRSIGSYEQLKRKFLKYYSHLCRKAKDTEALVHCRQRANEELGDYLARFKEEAGMVTNLDKIKVMGFLTAGLDPYKGKKLRSSLYDFPTKSLNDIYVRGENIRRKMESIGGYKDTRRDDRSKRADRYEGSRSGSDRRDSIKEGRKETDRGAERRRDRDSAVFTPLNAPISKIFHEIKGKPGFVRPAKMKVPNYKKNPDKYCDYHRDKRHNIDECYHLKKLIERMIKDGELNQFARDLRDRLGPKENPEEEVEADEPERRDRIRREVKIISGGSILDKDSKTAKKRYA from the coding sequence ATGAGCGAGTTCAACGGGAAAGGGGACACCGAGGACCATTGTGAAAAGTATGAACTCCTGATGGTTGGTGATATAATGTTGTGCAAGATGTTTAAGACTTATCTCAAAGGGTCTGcctcgatgtggtacaaatccCTGAAGCCTCGGTCAATCGGGTCTTACGAGCAATTGAAGAGGAAATTTTTAAAGTACTACTCGCACCTGTGCCGAAAGGCGAAGGATACCGAAGCCTTGGTCCACTGTCGGCAGAGGGCGAATGAGGAGCTGGGGGATTATCTCGCCAGATTCAAGGAAGAAGCGGGAATGGTCACCAATCTGGACAAAATCAAAGTTATGGGCTTCCTAACGGCGGGGCTAGACCCCTATAAAGGTAAAAAGCTTCGTTCATCTCTTTACGATTTCCCCACAAAATCCCTAAATGATATATATGTGAGAGGCGAGAATATTCGCCGCAAGATGGAAAGTATTGGGGGATATAAAGACACAAGAAGGGACGACCGATCAAAGCGAGCCGACAGATATGAGGGCTCAAGATCAGGGTCTGACCGGAGGGATAGCATAAAGGAAGGAAGGAAGGAAACAGATCGTGGAGCTGAACGACGTCGAGATAGAGATTCGGCCGTGTTCACTCCTTTGAATGCGCCGATCTCCAAGATTTTCCATGAGATAAAAGGCAAGCCGGGATTTGTTCGCCCCGCCAAGATGAAGGTCCCGAACTACAAGAAGAACCCCGATAAGTACTGTGACTATCACAGGGACAAGAGGCATAACATAGATGAATGCTACCACCTCAAGAAGCTCATTGAGCGCATGATCAAAGACGGCGAGCTTAATCAGTTCGCCCGAGATCTGAGAGATAGATTGGGGCCGAAGGAAAACCCAGAGGAGGAAGTAGAGGCCGATGAGCCAGAACGAAGGGACAGGATAAGGCGCGAAGTAAAAATAATATCTGGGGGGAGCATCCTGGATAAGGATAGCAAGACTGCAAAGAAGAGGTACGCCTGA